Proteins found in one Sorghum bicolor cultivar BTx623 chromosome 1, Sorghum_bicolor_NCBIv3, whole genome shotgun sequence genomic segment:
- the LOC110432003 gene encoding vegetative cell wall protein gp1-like, with protein sequence MDNSPRARHRRHDTVRRPHLPQSRSHALTAQSTQPPATTSPAPTAAAAAAAAVGRSSFPNQQPNPPPLPTIPKTPRGIPQIRPAPSQIAPSARVSIQFHPPAAPDDPPKPRRRFL encoded by the coding sequence ATGGACAACAGTCCACGGGCCAGGCATCGCAGGCACGACACGGTCCGCCGGCCCCACCTACCCCAGTCCCGGTCCCACGCGCTGACCGCACAGTCGACCCAGCCACCAGCCACCACTTCTCCCGCTCCaaccgcagccgcagccgcagccgcagccgtcGGCCGCTCCTCCTTCCCCAACCAGCAACCAAACCCACCACCACTACCAACCATCCCCAAAACCCCACGAGGAATCCCCCAAATTCGCCCTGCTCCCTCGCAGATCGCACCATCCGCGCGCGTTTCCATCCAATTCCACCCGCCCGCAGCCCCCGACGacccgcccaagccgaggcgccGGTTTCTCTGA
- the LOC8083847 gene encoding uncharacterized protein LOC8083847 — translation MGEGVKEMLAPPIQLADEVAKQSAAARSFRVECADLKARADKLAALLRQAARAPELYDRPAARILAGATQALSRASALAARCARGHPRLRSLFTLSPAAGFPRAVAALDTALEDVAWLLRISSPGATGDGDDDSLLGLPNIAQNEPILFFIWDHVARLHTGSPAARADSAANLASLARDSQHFAKLIIEEDGVPPLLKLLKDGTDEGQEAAARALGLLGCDAESVDKLVQAGVCSSFAAALKEPPMRVQAAVAEAIASLADRSSTCQDLFAQNNAVRYLVGHLASGTIQEHSRYSVGSSSSKNSAAAAATTQQPMKSLHSVVLAKTLSMRHTGDRDISSGGADEPPRMSNGTPGGDQDTKWNPQMQSVVHSAMAAKTNTNGSLVPPFRPQLGTSGSSGRGAREVEDPETKAHLKAMAAKALWKLAHNHLGVCKSITESRALLCFAVLLEKGDGDMGTNVQYFSAMAIMEIARVAEHSLVLRQSAFKPSSPAAKAVVDQLLRVVRRGEYDALLLPCITALGCLARTFTASETRIVAPLVQLLDEREPPVIKEAVVALTKFACTENHLHVNHCKAIVDDGGARHLVQLVYLGDEVQIEALILLCYIALYVPESEELAQAGVLAVLLWASKQAHMVQDTRVEVLLPDAKGRLELFQSRASR, via the coding sequence ATGGGGGAGGGGGTGAAGGAGATGCTGGCTCCGCCGATCCAGCTGGCCGACGAGGTCGCCAAGCAGTCCGCTGCCGCGCGGAGCTTCCGCGTCGAGTGCGCTGACCTCAAGGCCCGCGCCGACAAGCTGGCGGCGCTGCTGCGGCAGGCGGCGCGGGCCCCGGAGCTCTACGACCGCCCCGCCGCCCGCATCTTGGCCGGGGCCACCCAGGCGCTGTCCAGAGCCTCCGCCCTCGCCGCCCGCTGCGCTAGGGGGCACCCGCGCCTGCGCAGCCTCTTCACGCTCAGCCCCGCCGCCGGGTTCCCCCGGGCCGTGGCGGCGCTCGACACGGCGCTCGAGGACGTCGCCTGGCTGCTCCGCATCTCCTCGCCTGGCGCCACCGGCGACGGGGACGACGACTCGCTCCTCGGCCTCCCCAACATCGCGCAGAACGAGCCCATCCTCTTCTTCATCTGGGACCATGTCGCGCGCCTGCACACGGGCTCCCCCGCCGCCCGCGCTGACTCGGCCGCCAACCTCGCCTCGCTCGCCCGCGACAGCCAGCACTTCGCCAAGCTCATCATTGAGGAGGACGGCGTGCCGCCGCTGCTCAAGCTGCTCAAGGACGGGACCGACGAGGGCCAGGAGGCCGCCGCACGCGCCCTCGGCCTCCTGGGCTGTGACGCCGAGAGCGTGGACAAGCTCGTGCAGGCCGGGGTTTGCTCCTCCTTCGCCGCAGCGCTCAAGGAGCCGCCCATGCGCGTGCAGGCTGCTGTGGCGGAGGCCATCGCGTCCCTGGCTGACCGGAGCTCCACCTGCCAGGACCTTTTCGCGCAGAACAATGCCGTCCGGTACCTTGTTGGACACCTCGCTTCTGGGACTATCCAGGAGCACAGCCGGTACTCCGTCGGCTCCAGCAGCTCCAAGAACAgcgcagctgctgctgccacaACGCAGCAGCCCATGAAGTCACTCCACTCGGTGGTGCTTGCCAAGACGCTGAGCATGCGCCACACTGGTGACCGCGACATCTCCAGCGGTGGCGCCGATGAGCCGCCAAGGATGTCCAATGGAACACCAGGAGGCGACCAAGACACGAAATGGAACCCCCAAATGCAGTCAGTGGTACACTCGGCTATGGCTGCCAAGACAAACACAAATGGCTCATTGGTTCCGCCATTCAGGCCTCAGCTAGGCACCAGTGGCTCCAGTGGCCGTGGTGCTCGTGAAGTGGAGGATCCTGAAACCAAGGCACATTTGAAGGCTATGGCAGCAAAAGCTTTGTGGAAGCTTGCTCATAACCATTTGGGTGTGTGCAAGAGCATTACAGAGTCACGCGCGCTACTGTGCTTTGCTGTGCTCCTTGAGAAGGGTGATGGCGATATGGGCACTAATGTGCAGTACTTCTCAGCAATGGCCATCATGGAGATTGCCCGTGTCGCTGAACACAGCCTTGTGCTGCGGCAATCAGCATTCAAACCCAGCTCGCCAGCAGCCAAGGCTGTTGTTGATCAGCTGCTCCGTGTCGTCCGCAGGGGTGAATACGATGCATTGCTTCTCCCATGCATCACTGCCCTTGGCTGCCTTGCCCGTACCTTCACAGCAAGTGAGACCAGGATAGTGGCCCCTCTTGTGCAGCTTCTCGATGAGCGTGAGCCTCCAGTCATAAAGGAGGCTGTTGTTGCGCTCACCAAGTTTGCGTGCACTGAGAACCACCTACATGTGAACCACTGCAAGGCCATTGTTGATGATGGTGGTGCGCGCCACCTTGTCCAGCTTGTCTACCTTGGCGACGAGGTGCAGATTGAGGCGCTCATACTACTCTGTTACATTGCACTGTATGTGCCTGAGAGCGAGGAACTCGCACAAGCTGGTGTGCTGGCTGTGTTGCTTTGGGCATCAAAGCAGGCTCACATGGTGCAGGACACGCGTGTTGAGGTGTTGCTTCCAGATGCCAAAGGGAGGCTTGAGCTGTTCCAGTCCAGGGCCTCCAGGTGA
- the LOC8062803 gene encoding uncharacterized protein LOC8062803 — MSQLSPAGRLAATFLLIILAAAAAISAQQVPQVPGPHDPQASGCQNDIDALWRSCKQFVQKDGPEQPPSEGCCKTLKATDADAPCICDYLSSPDAKDKLSMEKVFYVTKHCGITIPKGCGLKQVA; from the exons ATGTCGCAGCTGAGCCCTGCTGGCCGCCTGGCCGCGACGTTTCTCCTCATCATCCTTGCCGCCGCAGCAGCAATCTCAGCTCAACAAGTCCCACAAGTCCCAGGTCCTCATGACCCACAAGCCTCAGGCTGCCAGAATGACATCGACGCACTGTGGCGCAGCTGCAAGCAGTTCGTCCAGAAGGACGGGCCCGAGCAGCCTCCGTCCGAGGGCTGCTGCAAAACCCTCAAGGCTACAGATGCCGATGCGCCCTGCATCTGCGACTATCTGAGCTCCCCCGACGCCAAGGACAAACTAAGCATGGAGAAGGTGTTCTACGTTACCAAACACTGCGGAATCACCATCCCTAAGGGCTGCG GATTAAAGCAGGTGGCCTAA
- the LOC8083848 gene encoding uncharacterized protein LOC8083848, whose product MYHQLSSCSRGLAATLLLLLAAATAAAATPEAPTAGAACYNDIVALRSTCYRYVQDEGPMVQPSPHCCATVSGIANATCVCDYLSSLDDINLDKVFYVAGQCAVSIPWFCGD is encoded by the exons ATGTACCACCAGCTGAGCTCTTGTAGCCGCGGCCTGGCCGCAACGCTCCTCCTGCTCcttgccgccgccaccgccgccgctgccacaCCTGAAGCTCCAACGGCGGGAGCAGCCTGCTACAACGACATCGTCGCCCTGCGGAGCACCTGCTACCGCTACGTCCAGGACGAGGGTCCCATGGTGCAGCCATCGCCGCATTGCTGTGCCACCGTGAGCGGTATCGCCAACGCTACCTGCGTCTGCGACTACTTGAGCTCCCTCGACGACATCAACCTGGACAAGGTGTTCTACGTCGCCGGGCAGTGCGCCGTCTCCATCCCATGGTTCTGCGGAG ATTAA